Genomic DNA from Pseudomonas fitomaticsae:
CCTGAGCGTATTCCTCGCCGGAGAAGTACTTGTCCATTTCGCCCTGAAGAAATTTGCGGTCTTCGGCGTTCATCATGTTCAGGCGTTTTTCGTTGATCAGCAGGGTCTGGTGTTTCTGCCAGTCGGCCCAGGCCTTGGCCGAGACGTGCTCGAAAATGTCCTGGCCCTTGGCGCCCGGGTACGGTGGGCGCTCCAGACCTTCGAGTTGTTCTTTGTACTTGCGGCACATTACGGTGCGGGTCATGTCGACTCTCCTGCATTCAAGACGGCGGCCGCGCGTTCGAGCAAGGTCTTGACCGGGGCGGCGAGGCCCAGGCGCGGCGGGGTGGCGAGGTTATACCAGAGCCAGTCGGCCTCGGCCACGTGACCGCCTGCCTCCTGCACCTGAACCAGCCAGGGTTCGATGGACAGCTGAAAGTGGCTGAACGTGTGGACAAGGCTCGGCAGCGCCTGCTGCTCGCCCAGTTCCAGTGAGTGCTGCGCGGCGAGATGTTGCAGGTCGTCGAGGTCGTCGAGTTCCGGCAGGCTCCACAAACCGCCCCACAGTCCGCTGGACGGGCGGCGATAAAGCAGGATCGCGCCGTCCTCGTTGGCCAGCAGCGGCATC
This window encodes:
- a CDS encoding oxidative damage protection protein, giving the protein MTRTVMCRKYKEQLEGLERPPYPGAKGQDIFEHVSAKAWADWQKHQTLLINEKRLNMMNAEDRKFLQGEMDKYFSGEEYAQAEGYVPPAE